In Alkalidesulfovibrio alkalitolerans DSM 16529, the DNA window GAGCAGGACCATGTTCGGGGCCTGGGGCGCTCCGGCCTCGCGGGCGAGCGAAAGGATTGGTAGGAGGCAGGCCTCGGCCGCACACGCCTTGGAAGCGGCCTCGATCTCGGCTAAGCTCGGGCCGCACTCCTTGCCCCGGCAGACGCTGATGGGCGGGATGCTCTCCGAGGAGGAGACGATGATGCCGCCCGGCGCGAGGTAGGCCAGGGCGCGCAACGTCTCCAGCGGCTCGAAGCCGAGCAGCACGTGGGCCTCGCCGTGGGCGATGCGCGGGCTGCGGTAGCCGCCGATGAGCACCGTGGACTCGACCACGCCGCCGCGCTGGGCCATGCCGTGGATTTCGCCCGCGGTCACGGGCAAGCCCTCGTTCAGGGCGGCCTGGGCCAGTATCTTGGTGGCCGTGAGCGTGCCTTGGCCGCCCACGCCGGTCATGAAAACACGCGTCCGAATGGTCTGGCTCATTTCGCACCCCGCTTGCGGGCCTTGATGTCCTTGGAGACCTGCAGGCAGACCATGCAGCCCGTGCAGGTGGTTTCGTCAACGATCACGCCGCCTTCCACGACCTTGAAGGACGGGCAGGCCAGCGTTTCCAGGCAGTTGCGCACGGAGTCCGTGACTTCGGGCACGTAGGCCGCCTGGACCGGCTTTTTGCCGAGGATGCGGCGGGCGTGGATGATGCACGGCTCACGGGCGATGAGAGCGCGCACGCCGGTCATGTTCTTCAACTCTTCCACGGCCTCGCGCGTGGCCTTGAGGTTCATGGGGTTGACCGTGCGGACCTCGCGCACCCCGCAGGCCGCGAGCACGCCTTCGATGCTGACCTGGGCGGCGTTGTGGCCCTGCGCCGTGACTTCGACGCCCGGATGGGGCTGGCCGCCGGTCATGGCCGTGGTGTGGTTGTCCAGGACGACCAGCAGGAGATCGTGGTTGTTGAAGACCGCGTTGAT includes these proteins:
- a CDS encoding 2-oxoacid:acceptor oxidoreductase family protein — protein: MSQTIRTRVFMTGVGGQGTLTATKILAQAALNEGLPVTAGEIHGMAQRGGVVESTVLIGGYRSPRIAHGEAHVLLGFEPLETLRALAYLAPGGIIVSSSESIPPISVCRGKECGPSLAEIEAASKACAAEACLLPILSLAREAGAPQAPNMVLL